One window from the genome of Nicotiana sylvestris chromosome 9, ASM39365v2, whole genome shotgun sequence encodes:
- the LOC138878307 gene encoding uncharacterized protein, with translation MKAQALADHLAENPVDEEYKPLKNYFPDEEVIHIEELEQVEKPSWKLFFDGATIMKGVGVGAVLTFEIGHHYPIMAKLRFYCTNNMVEYEACILGLRLDIDMGVQEVLVLGDSDHLVHHIQGEWETRDLKLIPYRMCLHDLCQHFRSVEFRHIPRIHNEVANVLDTLASMLHHPDKDYVDYLHIQVRDQHAYYNMVE, from the coding sequence atgaaagcccaagcattggccgaccatttggccgagaacccggtagATGAAGAATATAAACCTTTGAAGAATTACTTCCCTGACGAAGAAGTGATACACATCGAGGAGCTGGAACAGGTTGAAAAGCcaagttggaaacttttctttgatggagctactATCATGAAAGGCGTTGGGGTAGGAGCTGTACTTACttttgaaatagggcatcactaccctattaTGGCtaagcttcgtttctactgtactaacaacatggttgagtatgaggcatgcattttgggtttgaggttagatatagacatgggtgtccaagaagtcttggtcttgggagactcggaccatCTAGTGCACCatattcaaggagaatgggaaacacgggatttaaaactcataccgtaccgaatgtgtttgcatgatctttgtcaacattttcgatcagtagagttcaggcatattccaaggatccataatgaggttgctaaTGTTTTGgatactttggcgtcaatgttacatcatccagataaggatTATGTTGACtatttgcatattcaggtccgcgatcaacatgcttactataacatggtggaataa